A genomic region of Christiangramia sp. OXR-203 contains the following coding sequences:
- a CDS encoding NAD-dependent epimerase/dehydratase family protein, which yields MAEKILIIGACGQIGTELTLKLREIHGNDQVVASDIREGVDELMQSGPFEILNATDEVHIRQIIETYNIKEVYLMAAMLSATAEKAPKKAWDLNMNSLFHILDMAKEGMIDKIFWPSSIAVFGPTTPKDNTPQITAMEPTTVYGISKQTGERWCEYYHQKFGVDVRSIRYPGIISYKTLPGGGTTDYAIEIFHEALKQNAYTSFLDKDAALPMMYMDDAIKATVEIMQAPSEAIKIRSSYNLAAISFTPEILAANISKHLPDFKISYDPDFRQAIASSWPSSIDDSSARQDWGWDHEFDLDKMTETMLKGVGQTTEQTH from the coding sequence ATGGCCGAAAAGATATTAATTATCGGTGCTTGCGGACAGATTGGAACCGAACTTACGCTGAAATTGAGAGAGATTCACGGGAACGACCAGGTGGTCGCCAGTGATATTCGTGAAGGAGTAGATGAGTTGATGCAATCAGGTCCATTTGAGATCCTGAATGCTACCGATGAGGTTCATATAAGACAGATAATAGAGACCTATAATATTAAGGAAGTTTACCTGATGGCTGCGATGCTTAGCGCCACTGCAGAAAAAGCTCCTAAGAAGGCCTGGGACCTTAATATGAATTCACTTTTCCATATTCTTGATATGGCTAAGGAAGGTATGATCGATAAGATCTTTTGGCCTTCCAGTATTGCTGTTTTTGGACCAACTACCCCAAAGGACAATACTCCGCAAATTACTGCAATGGAGCCAACCACGGTTTATGGAATTAGTAAGCAAACTGGCGAACGCTGGTGTGAGTACTATCATCAAAAATTTGGTGTGGACGTTAGAAGTATCAGGTATCCTGGTATCATTAGTTATAAAACCCTTCCAGGTGGTGGAACTACAGATTATGCGATTGAGATTTTCCATGAAGCCTTAAAGCAAAATGCCTATACCAGTTTTCTGGATAAAGATGCGGCATTACCAATGATGTATATGGATGATGCGATCAAAGCTACAGTGGAAATTATGCAGGCTCCTTCGGAAGCTATTAAAATAAGATCATCTTATAATCTTGCTGCGATAAGTTTTACGCCTGAAATATTAGCGGCAAACATTAGTAAACACCTACCGGATTTTAAAATATCTTATGATCCAGATTTCAGACAGGCTATTGCGTCGTCATGGCCTTCAAGCATTGATGATTCGTCGGCAAGACAGGATTGGGGATGGGATCACGAATTCGATCTTGATAAGATGACCGAAACCATGCTAAAAGGAGTAGGACAAACTACAGAGCAAACCCATTAA
- a CDS encoding cold-shock protein codes for MQGTVKFFNESKGYGFITNDDTKRDIFVHITGLNGETIQEGDRVEYEETEGKKGVNATDVRIVE; via the coding sequence ATGCAAGGCACAGTAAAATTTTTCAATGAATCTAAAGGTTATGGGTTCATTACAAACGACGACACCAAAAGAGACATTTTCGTACACATTACCGGTTTGAATGGTGAAACTATTCAGGAAGGCGATCGAGTAGAATACGAAGAAACTGAAGGGAAAAAAGGAGTTAACGCAACAGATGTTCGCATCGTTGAGTAA
- the aspS gene encoding aspartate--tRNA ligase has protein sequence MYRSHTCGELNAVHIGNTVTLSGWVQKVRNKGFMIWVDLRDRYGLTQLIFDEERSSEELMQQAGNLAREFVIQVTGEVIEREAKNPNIPTGEIELLVQDFKILNTSKTPPFTIEDETDGGEDLRMKYRYLDIRRKPVQNKLMFRHQVGMKVRNYLSNAGFIEVETPYLIKSTPEGARDFVVPSRMNEGQFYALPQSPQTFKQLLMVGGMDKYFQIVKCFRDEDLRADRQPEFTQIDCEMAFVEQEDILNIFEGLTRHLLKEIRNVEVEEFPRMTYADAMRKYGNDKPDIRFGMEFAELDDVAKNKGFNVFDQQELVVGIAVPGAASFTRKEIDKLISWVKRPQIGATGLVWAKYNEDGSLKSSVDKFYSQEELKAWAEASSANPGDLILVMAGDADKTRSQLSALRMHLGNEMGLRKSDEFAPLWVVDFPLLEWDEDTERFHAMHHPFTSPKKEDFALLETDPGKVRANAYDLVLNGNEIGGGSIRIHDKETQSQMFKYLGFTPEEAEEQFGFLMDAFQYGAPPHGGIAFGFDRLVAILGGQESIRDYIAFPKNNSGRDVMIDAPAKLDEQQLTDLHLQLKS, from the coding sequence ATGTACAGAAGTCATACCTGCGGCGAGCTTAATGCCGTACATATAGGAAATACAGTAACCCTTTCTGGATGGGTACAAAAAGTAAGGAACAAAGGTTTTATGATTTGGGTAGATCTTCGTGATCGCTACGGTCTTACGCAATTGATTTTTGATGAAGAGCGCTCTTCTGAAGAATTAATGCAACAAGCAGGAAATCTTGCCCGTGAATTCGTGATCCAGGTAACAGGTGAAGTGATCGAGCGTGAAGCAAAAAACCCGAACATACCTACTGGGGAGATCGAATTACTGGTACAGGATTTCAAAATTTTGAATACTTCAAAAACACCACCTTTTACTATTGAAGATGAAACCGATGGTGGTGAAGATCTAAGAATGAAATATCGCTATCTGGATATTCGTAGAAAACCAGTTCAGAATAAATTAATGTTCCGCCACCAGGTAGGAATGAAGGTAAGAAACTATCTTTCTAATGCTGGCTTTATTGAGGTGGAAACTCCATACCTTATTAAATCCACTCCTGAAGGCGCCCGTGACTTCGTGGTACCAAGCCGAATGAATGAAGGTCAGTTCTACGCACTTCCACAATCACCGCAAACTTTTAAGCAGTTGCTCATGGTAGGCGGAATGGACAAGTATTTCCAGATCGTAAAATGTTTTCGTGATGAGGATCTAAGAGCAGATCGTCAACCTGAATTTACACAAATCGATTGCGAAATGGCATTCGTGGAACAGGAAGATATCCTGAATATATTTGAAGGTTTAACCAGGCATTTGCTGAAGGAAATTCGCAACGTAGAAGTGGAAGAATTCCCAAGAATGACTTATGCAGACGCTATGCGTAAATACGGGAATGACAAACCAGACATCCGTTTTGGGATGGAGTTTGCTGAGCTCGATGATGTAGCCAAGAATAAAGGTTTTAATGTTTTTGATCAACAGGAACTTGTGGTTGGGATAGCCGTTCCGGGCGCAGCTTCTTTTACCCGTAAGGAAATTGATAAACTTATTTCATGGGTTAAAAGACCTCAAATTGGTGCCACAGGATTGGTTTGGGCAAAATATAATGAAGATGGCAGTCTAAAATCTTCTGTAGATAAGTTTTACTCTCAGGAAGAACTGAAAGCCTGGGCTGAAGCTTCTTCAGCCAACCCAGGGGATCTTATCCTGGTGATGGCTGGTGATGCCGATAAAACAAGAAGCCAGTTAAGCGCATTAAGAATGCATCTTGGTAATGAAATGGGACTTAGAAAATCTGATGAATTCGCACCTTTGTGGGTAGTAGATTTCCCTCTTCTTGAATGGGATGAGGATACAGAAAGATTCCACGCCATGCACCATCCATTTACAAGTCCGAAGAAAGAAGATTTTGCGCTACTTGAAACAGACCCTGGGAAGGTTCGTGCCAACGCGTATGATCTTGTACTTAATGGAAATGAAATTGGTGGTGGTTCTATTAGAATACATGACAAAGAAACTCAGTCGCAAATGTTCAAATACCTTGGATTCACTCCGGAAGAGGCTGAAGAGCAATTTGGCTTTCTTATGGATGCCTTCCAATATGGAGCACCTCCACATGGTGGGATTGCGTTTGGATTCGACAGACTGGTAGCTATTCTTGGCGGACAGGAAAGTATTCGGGATTACATTGCATTCCCAAAGAATAACTCTGGAAGAGATGTGATGATCGATGCTCCGGCGAAACTCGATGAACAACAACTCACAGATTTACATCTACAGTTGAAATCATAA
- a CDS encoding nicotinic acid mononucleotide adenyltransferase, which translates to MKTLKNILVAAVLATGTLVMAQDNDPKPAFEKQGELIKGTFYYEDGNIKQEGTYKDGKLHGEWISYNKDGEKTAIANYENGQKDGKWFFWTEDKLTEVDYNNSVIASVNSWKSESSLVSND; encoded by the coding sequence ATGAAGACTTTGAAAAATATTTTAGTAGCAGCAGTCCTGGCGACAGGAACGCTTGTAATGGCGCAGGATAATGATCCAAAACCCGCTTTTGAGAAGCAGGGTGAATTAATTAAAGGAACATTTTATTATGAAGATGGAAATATTAAACAGGAAGGTACGTACAAGGACGGAAAACTCCACGGAGAATGGATTTCTTACAACAAAGACGGTGAGAAGACGGCCATCGCCAATTACGAAAATGGCCAAAAAGATGGAAAATGGTTCTTCTGGACTGAAGATAAACTTACTGAAGTGGACTATAACAATAGCGTAATTGCTAGTGTGAATAGCTGGAAGAGTGAAAGCTCACTTGTTAGTAATGACTAA
- a CDS encoding efflux RND transporter permease subunit: MAKEKNNLDKEFALSSWAIKNKTTIYVAMALILFFGISAYFSMPRESFPEVKETKIYVSSIYPGNTAEDIEKLLTNPLEDKLKTVSNVVEITSTSQEDYSMIVVEFDEGIAVELAKQKVKDEIDSETSGEDWPTFNGAKVEPNVFELSLSEEIPILNINISGDYPVMKLKEFGEYLQDEIENLPEIKKVDIRGAQDKEIEVAVDIYKMMASSVSFNDITSAIANGNMTMSAGNYVTSGQRRTIRILGEIEEPSELNNFVVKSEDGDDVYLKDIADITFQEKEKTTYAREFGEQVVMLDVKKRSGKNMVAAAEQIELIVEKAKAEVFPTNLNVSITNDQSSKTIGQVDDLVNNIIFGIILVVTVLMFFLGFKNALFVGFAIPMSMFMSLMILNQLGYTMNTMILFGLIMGLGMLVDNGIVVVENVYRLMDEEGMSRVDAAKEGIGEIAFPIIISTATTVAAFIPLGLWPGLMGQFMIYFPITLSVVLGSSLVVAIFFNSVLVSQYMRTEDKNMPLKTIIRVSLIIAVIGLAIFLFGGQYAALGSLMIFTAIMVWIYRLFLRKMANRFQKSSLVKLENWYERRLTASFKNKRPYWIVGATFLMLIIAFVGFGASLGSQRTKVEFFPDNKPNQIIVYIEYPEGTDIEKTNAITKEIEERVYKVLNSDEYMDDGYNYMVESAVSQVGEGAGNPQTDGGSAAEMPHKGKITASMREYKYRRGKDSEVLRQKVQESLDGVYPGVLISVEKDQNGPPAGPPINIELEGEDYDQLIATAEQMREYINTKNIPAIDELKIDVNKDKPSMVVEVDREKAGELGISAGQVGQQLRNSIFGTKAGVYKEGGEDYDIYVRFDEDSRYDNSALFNQTITFRNNKGQLREIPVSAVTTKSNKSGFSAIKHRDTRRVVTIYSVLSPGYTDAGAAVAQIQNEMRNFDGVPDEIKVDYTGQIEEQNKQQAFLVGAFFSGLGLIFLILIFQFNSISKPLIIMIAIFLSFIGVFGGIVISGSAFVIMMTMMGIISLAGIVVNNGVVLLDYAQLLIDRKKLRLGIPESEYLPHDELLKTIIRSGKARLRPVLLTAITTILGLIPLAIGLNLDFFSLFSEFDANIYFGGDNVIFWGPLAWTVIYGLIVATFLTLIIVPLLFYIAIRIKMWVHSKRSSSEEVETSNRIETTN; encoded by the coding sequence ATGGCGAAAGAAAAAAACAATCTGGACAAGGAGTTTGCGCTCTCGTCCTGGGCAATAAAGAACAAAACCACTATTTATGTGGCGATGGCCCTTATTCTGTTCTTCGGGATTTCGGCTTATTTCAGTATGCCTCGGGAAAGTTTTCCTGAAGTAAAAGAAACGAAAATCTACGTTAGCTCAATATATCCCGGGAATACTGCGGAAGATATAGAGAAGTTACTTACTAATCCTCTGGAAGATAAGTTGAAGACGGTAAGTAATGTGGTGGAGATCACCTCAACTTCCCAGGAAGACTATTCTATGATCGTCGTGGAATTTGACGAGGGAATTGCGGTGGAACTAGCAAAGCAAAAGGTAAAGGATGAAATAGATTCTGAAACTTCAGGCGAAGACTGGCCAACCTTTAATGGCGCTAAGGTAGAACCGAATGTTTTCGAATTGAGTCTTTCTGAAGAAATTCCAATCCTGAATATTAATATTTCCGGAGATTACCCGGTAATGAAGCTGAAGGAATTTGGAGAATACTTGCAGGATGAGATCGAAAATCTACCTGAAATTAAAAAAGTAGATATTCGTGGAGCTCAGGATAAAGAAATTGAAGTAGCTGTGGATATCTATAAAATGATGGCTTCCTCGGTTAGTTTCAATGATATTACCAGTGCTATAGCAAATGGAAACATGACCATGAGTGCGGGTAATTACGTAACCAGCGGACAGCGAAGAACTATTAGAATCCTTGGTGAAATCGAAGAACCTTCAGAATTGAACAATTTCGTAGTAAAATCTGAAGATGGTGATGATGTTTACCTGAAGGATATCGCTGATATTACTTTTCAGGAAAAAGAAAAGACCACCTATGCCCGTGAGTTTGGTGAGCAAGTGGTGATGCTGGATGTAAAGAAACGATCAGGGAAGAATATGGTTGCTGCTGCAGAGCAGATCGAGCTTATCGTTGAGAAAGCAAAAGCTGAAGTATTTCCAACGAACCTGAATGTAAGTATTACTAATGACCAATCTTCAAAGACCATTGGTCAGGTAGATGACCTTGTAAACAATATCATTTTCGGGATCATCCTGGTGGTAACCGTACTTATGTTCTTCTTAGGATTTAAGAATGCACTCTTTGTTGGTTTTGCAATCCCAATGTCCATGTTCATGTCTTTAATGATCCTGAACCAATTAGGGTACACCATGAACACGATGATCCTATTCGGATTGATCATGGGACTTGGAATGCTTGTAGATAACGGGATCGTAGTGGTCGAGAATGTCTACCGACTCATGGATGAAGAAGGAATGAGCCGGGTGGATGCAGCGAAAGAAGGTATTGGTGAAATTGCATTTCCTATTATTATCTCTACAGCAACTACGGTCGCCGCCTTTATTCCGTTAGGATTATGGCCGGGATTAATGGGACAGTTCATGATATATTTCCCCATTACACTATCTGTCGTACTGGGCTCCTCACTGGTCGTCGCTATATTTTTCAATTCGGTTCTGGTTTCTCAATATATGAGAACAGAGGATAAAAATATGCCATTGAAAACCATCATCAGGGTTTCTTTAATTATTGCCGTAATTGGCTTAGCTATATTTTTATTTGGTGGTCAGTACGCTGCACTGGGATCACTTATGATCTTTACCGCGATCATGGTATGGATCTACAGGTTGTTTCTGCGGAAGATGGCTAATAGATTTCAGAAAAGTTCTTTGGTGAAACTTGAGAACTGGTATGAAAGACGCCTTACCGCTTCGTTTAAGAATAAACGCCCTTACTGGATCGTTGGAGCTACTTTCTTAATGTTGATCATTGCTTTTGTAGGTTTTGGAGCTTCTCTGGGATCTCAAAGAACCAAAGTTGAGTTCTTTCCTGATAATAAGCCTAACCAGATCATTGTTTATATCGAATACCCGGAAGGAACCGATATTGAAAAGACCAACGCGATCACGAAAGAGATCGAAGAAAGGGTTTACAAAGTACTCAACAGTGATGAGTATATGGATGATGGCTACAATTATATGGTAGAAAGTGCCGTATCACAAGTTGGTGAAGGTGCCGGGAATCCACAAACCGATGGAGGCTCTGCGGCAGAAATGCCTCATAAAGGTAAGATCACTGCATCCATGAGGGAATACAAATACCGTCGTGGCAAGGATAGTGAAGTTTTAAGACAAAAGGTTCAGGAATCTCTGGATGGAGTTTACCCGGGAGTTTTGATTTCCGTAGAAAAAGATCAGAATGGTCCTCCTGCCGGTCCTCCTATTAATATTGAACTGGAAGGTGAAGATTATGATCAATTGATCGCCACTGCAGAGCAAATGCGTGAATATATTAATACAAAGAACATTCCTGCAATAGATGAGCTGAAGATCGATGTGAACAAGGACAAACCTTCAATGGTTGTTGAAGTTGACCGGGAAAAAGCTGGTGAACTGGGGATAAGCGCTGGACAGGTTGGACAACAACTTAGAAATTCGATCTTTGGAACAAAAGCTGGTGTTTACAAAGAAGGTGGCGAAGATTATGATATTTATGTAAGATTTGACGAGGATTCAAGATATGATAACAGCGCCTTGTTTAACCAAACGATCACTTTCAGAAATAATAAAGGTCAGTTAAGGGAAATACCGGTTTCAGCAGTAACTACGAAAAGTAATAAATCTGGGTTTAGTGCGATCAAGCACAGGGATACCAGAAGAGTGGTTACGATCTATTCTGTATTATCTCCGGGATATACAGATGCTGGTGCAGCCGTTGCGCAAATCCAGAATGAAATGAGGAATTTTGATGGTGTGCCAGATGAGATCAAAGTAGATTATACCGGGCAGATCGAAGAGCAAAACAAGCAACAGGCGTTCCTTGTGGGTGCATTTTTCAGCGGACTGGGACTTATATTCCTGATCCTGATCTTCCAGTTTAATTCTATCTCGAAACCATTGATCATCATGATCGCTATTTTCCTGAGCTTTATTGGAGTATTTGGAGGAATTGTAATTAGCGGTTCAGCCTTTGTTATCATGATGACGATGATGGGAATTATTTCTCTCGCGGGTATCGTGGTAAATAATGGGGTGGTCTTGCTCGATTATGCACAGCTCCTCATTGACAGAAAGAAACTGCGTCTTGGCATACCAGAATCTGAATACCTTCCGCATGACGAACTCTTGAAAACGATCATTAGATCTGGAAAAGCACGTTTGAGACCAGTATTGCTAACGGCGATCACAACCATTCTTGGTTTGATTCCACTGGCGATTGGACTTAACCTTGACTTTTTCAGTTTATTCAGTGAGTTTGATGCAAACATCTACTTTGGTGGAGATAATGTGATATTCTGGGGACCTCTGGCCTGGACAGTGATCTACGGTTTAATCGTAGCGACCTTCCTTACTTTAATCATTGTTCCTTTATTGTTCTATATCGCGATAAGGATCAAAATGTGGGTTCATTCTAAAAGAAGCTCTTCGGAAGAAGTTGAAACTTCAAACAGGATCGAAACTACGAACTAG
- a CDS encoding efflux RND transporter periplasmic adaptor subunit, with amino-acid sequence MRKLVYILSFSTLLAACGGGSEKSTEEILESNDIETIQKKRDELTAQQSELETEIKKLDSKLKEINPERNIPLVTSFAVEAEHFDHFLELQGSVETRKNVVLNAEMGGILQKIYVEEGQKVSKGQTLAKIDDGGLSQQLAQMEIQLDLAKTTFERQKRLWKQQIGSEIEYLQAKSNYEGQVNAVKQMKSQLSKSVVSAPFSGTIDEIITEQGNVVSPGQTQILRIVNLDDMYIKTDVPENYISNVTQGKPVEVTFPVLGKTVDTKVKQVGSYINPNNRTFTAEIDVPNKEKEIKPNLTARVKINDYTSENAILVPQNILSENADGEQYLYVLDQVEGEKAVAKRVIVKTGKSQGDSIEVLEGLKDGDLIIEDGARSVKEGQTVKIMNY; translated from the coding sequence ATGAGAAAACTAGTATATATTTTATCGTTCAGTACTTTGCTAGCTGCCTGCGGAGGTGGTTCAGAAAAATCTACGGAAGAAATTCTGGAAAGCAATGATATAGAAACTATTCAGAAGAAAAGAGATGAACTTACCGCTCAACAATCTGAGCTGGAAACTGAAATTAAAAAACTTGATTCCAAACTGAAGGAGATCAACCCAGAGAGAAATATACCGCTGGTAACATCCTTTGCTGTAGAGGCTGAACATTTCGATCATTTCCTTGAACTTCAAGGAAGCGTGGAAACCAGAAAAAATGTGGTTTTGAACGCTGAGATGGGCGGAATTCTTCAGAAGATCTATGTTGAAGAAGGTCAGAAAGTTTCTAAAGGACAGACTCTGGCGAAGATAGATGATGGTGGATTGAGTCAGCAACTTGCGCAAATGGAAATTCAGCTAGACCTGGCTAAGACGACTTTTGAAAGACAAAAACGTCTCTGGAAGCAGCAAATTGGTAGTGAAATCGAATATTTACAGGCAAAATCCAATTATGAAGGACAGGTAAATGCCGTAAAACAAATGAAGAGTCAGCTTTCAAAATCCGTTGTAAGCGCACCTTTTTCAGGAACCATAGATGAGATCATTACAGAGCAGGGAAATGTTGTTTCACCTGGACAAACACAGATTCTTAGAATCGTAAACCTTGATGACATGTATATCAAGACTGATGTGCCAGAGAATTATATTTCCAATGTGACCCAGGGCAAGCCGGTAGAAGTGACCTTCCCGGTACTTGGAAAAACTGTGGATACAAAGGTAAAGCAAGTAGGTAGTTACATAAATCCTAACAACCGAACTTTTACTGCCGAGATCGATGTTCCAAATAAGGAGAAAGAGATCAAACCAAACCTTACGGCAAGAGTAAAGATTAACGATTACACCAGTGAAAATGCCATTCTGGTCCCGCAGAACATTCTTTCTGAAAATGCTGACGGTGAACAATACTTATATGTTTTAGACCAGGTGGAAGGTGAAAAAGCGGTCGCTAAAAGAGTGATCGTAAAAACCGGGAAATCTCAGGGAGATTCTATTGAAGTACTTGAAGGCCTGAAGGATGGTGACCTGATCATTGAGGATGGTGCACGTAGTGTGAAAGAAGGACAAACCGTCAAAATCATGAATTACTAA
- a CDS encoding TolC family protein, giving the protein MKSRILILMMLALGLQSFSQQDTIQTYQFSLMEAIEFGLENNYQSQIAQKDVEIALQQKWEIIAQGLPQVSAGIDYQNYLKQPVTLLPASAFDNTQSTVDIVEQYFDNVNRNDVPVNSPEGFIPVQFGTQQSVNATATWNQLIFDGSYIVGIQSVKTLLQISKNAKTKTDLEIKKGIINAYGNVLLAEESVKIFEKNLGNVEKNFNDTQKIFENGLTEQEDVEQLEITKLNLENDLARSRRMLDIAYDMLNISLGIPVEKKVVATDDLNELALKYFDLSLLSETIPVEENIDYRIAKNTAEAADIQVKLQQAKALPTLSAFVNYGYQGFSNDFTFLNGNQEYFGQSILGVSLNIPIFSSGMRSAKTQQRKLEYEQAMLDLEQTESQVKSDINSAKSEYQFSLDNYKNATKNLELAERIENKNQIKFFEGIASSFELSEAQRQLYTAQQNYLQAMLQVITAKVELENLLDTRTYTSDN; this is encoded by the coding sequence ATGAAAAGTAGAATATTAATTTTGATGATGCTGGCCTTAGGCCTGCAAAGTTTCTCACAGCAGGATACGATCCAGACCTATCAGTTTTCCCTGATGGAAGCGATAGAATTTGGACTGGAAAATAATTATCAGTCACAAATAGCACAAAAAGATGTGGAGATCGCTCTTCAGCAAAAATGGGAAATTATCGCCCAGGGATTACCGCAAGTAAGTGCTGGCATAGATTACCAGAACTATTTAAAACAACCAGTCACTCTATTGCCAGCGAGCGCCTTCGATAATACTCAAAGCACGGTGGACATTGTCGAGCAATATTTCGATAATGTGAACAGGAATGATGTCCCTGTAAATTCGCCTGAAGGATTTATCCCGGTACAATTTGGGACTCAGCAAAGCGTAAATGCCACAGCTACCTGGAACCAGTTAATTTTCGATGGCTCCTATATAGTAGGAATTCAATCTGTTAAAACGCTGCTTCAAATTTCTAAAAATGCCAAGACCAAGACAGACCTTGAGATCAAGAAAGGTATTATCAATGCCTACGGAAATGTTTTACTGGCGGAAGAAAGTGTGAAGATCTTTGAGAAAAATCTCGGGAACGTTGAGAAAAATTTTAATGATACCCAGAAGATCTTTGAAAACGGTCTAACGGAACAGGAAGATGTAGAGCAATTGGAAATCACTAAACTCAACCTTGAAAATGATCTTGCCAGAAGCCGAAGAATGCTGGATATCGCCTATGATATGCTCAACATTAGCCTCGGAATTCCAGTAGAGAAAAAGGTTGTTGCGACCGATGATCTAAATGAACTGGCGCTTAAATATTTCGATCTATCCCTACTTTCTGAGACAATTCCGGTAGAAGAAAATATTGATTATCGCATTGCCAAGAACACAGCAGAAGCTGCAGATATCCAGGTTAAACTACAGCAGGCGAAAGCGCTACCTACCTTAAGCGCCTTTGTGAATTACGGTTACCAGGGATTTAGTAATGACTTTACTTTTTTAAACGGGAATCAGGAATATTTTGGACAGTCTATATTAGGAGTGAGTCTTAATATCCCAATTTTCAGCAGCGGAATGCGAAGTGCGAAAACTCAGCAGCGTAAACTTGAGTATGAACAGGCGATGCTGGATCTCGAACAAACTGAAAGCCAGGTTAAAAGTGATATCAACAGTGCTAAAAGCGAATACCAGTTTAGCCTTGATAATTATAAAAATGCTACTAAAAACCTCGAGTTGGCAGAACGAATCGAAAACAAGAACCAGATCAAGTTCTTCGAGGGTATCGCCAGCAGTTTTGAGCTTAGTGAAGCGCAACGACAGTTATACACTGCACAGCAAAATTATTTACAGGCCATGTTACAGGTGATCACTGCAAAAGTGGAACTTGAAAACCTATTAGACACCCGTACTTATACATCAGATAATTAG
- a CDS encoding TetR/AcrR family transcriptional regulator, giving the protein MREKILNSAAEMFLSYGFKSVTMDDIAESIGISKKTIYAHFSTKNKLVAAASLQVIQTMGCGIGAIQDKNQNPIKENYDIKHYIAQNLKGEKTSPHFQLQKYYPKVYESLKDKQYELLESCMQDNLKRGIESGYYREDINIDFISRIHFVGIMGIKDTDLFSPEKYTQPALMDHFLEYHLRAICTAKGLKTLEDLIELDEK; this is encoded by the coding sequence GTGAGGGAGAAAATTTTAAATAGTGCCGCAGAGATGTTTCTTTCCTATGGTTTTAAAAGTGTAACCATGGATGACATTGCGGAAAGCATTGGGATCTCTAAGAAAACCATTTATGCGCATTTTTCTACCAAGAATAAACTGGTAGCTGCGGCGAGTTTACAGGTGATCCAGACGATGGGTTGCGGGATTGGCGCCATTCAGGATAAAAATCAGAATCCGATTAAGGAAAATTACGATATCAAGCATTATATCGCACAGAACCTAAAAGGAGAGAAAACCTCACCCCATTTTCAGCTTCAGAAATATTACCCAAAAGTCTATGAGAGCCTTAAGGATAAACAGTATGAGCTTTTAGAAAGCTGCATGCAGGATAACCTTAAGCGTGGGATCGAAAGTGGTTATTACCGCGAGGATATCAATATAGATTTTATAAGCCGAATACATTTTGTAGGGATTATGGGAATTAAGGATACAGATCTATTTTCTCCTGAAAAATATACTCAGCCGGCACTGATGGATCATTTCCTGGAATATCACCTGCGTGCTATCTGCACCGCAAAAGGATTAAAAACTTTAGAAGATTTAATTGAGTTAGATGAAAAGTAG